One region of Permianibacter fluminis genomic DNA includes:
- a CDS encoding class I SAM-dependent methyltransferase: MSSVTAAGASAPDFTAIKQRQQATWASGDFAVIGSTLQIVGEQLAEAADICAGERVLDVAAGNGNATLAAARRFAHVTSTDYVPALLEKGRERARADGLAVHFQVADAEALPFDDRSFDVVLSTFGAMFTPDHGRVANEMLRVLRIGGRLGMANWTPDGFIGQLFKVIGAHVPPPAGLKSPALWGTESHLVELFGPHAAQIRCERRMFNFRYQSPSHWLQIFRDYYGPTHKAFAALDAAGQQVLERDITALLNRLNIGGASSLIVPGEYLEVVITKGR, from the coding sequence ATGAGTTCAGTTACGGCTGCCGGCGCCAGCGCGCCGGATTTTACCGCGATCAAACAGCGTCAGCAGGCCACCTGGGCCAGCGGTGATTTTGCAGTCATTGGTAGCACCCTGCAAATTGTCGGTGAGCAACTGGCCGAAGCCGCAGATATCTGTGCCGGCGAGCGGGTGCTGGACGTTGCCGCCGGCAATGGCAATGCCACGCTGGCAGCAGCGCGCCGCTTCGCCCACGTCACCTCGACCGACTATGTGCCGGCGTTGCTGGAAAAGGGCCGGGAACGCGCGCGTGCCGACGGCCTTGCCGTGCATTTTCAGGTCGCCGATGCCGAAGCGCTGCCGTTTGATGATCGGAGCTTCGATGTGGTGCTATCGACTTTCGGCGCGATGTTCACCCCGGATCACGGCCGGGTCGCCAATGAAATGCTGCGCGTGTTGCGCATCGGTGGCCGGCTCGGCATGGCCAACTGGACGCCGGATGGTTTTATCGGCCAGCTGTTCAAGGTGATCGGTGCCCATGTGCCGCCGCCGGCGGGACTGAAATCACCGGCACTGTGGGGCACGGAATCGCATCTGGTCGAACTGTTCGGACCGCACGCGGCGCAGATTCGCTGTGAACGCCGGATGTTCAATTTCCGCTATCAATCGCCAAGCCACTGGCTGCAGATTTTCCGTGATTACTATGGCCCGACCCACAAAGCCTTTGCTGCGCTGGACGCGGCCGGTCAGCAGGTGCTGGAGCGGGATATCACGGCACTGCTGAACCGGCTGAACATTGGCGGCGCCAGTTCGCTGATCGTGCCCGGTGAATACCTTGAAGTGGTGATCACCAAGGGCCGTTGA
- a CDS encoding substrate-binding periplasmic protein: protein MALLLCLFGSHVIAAEQAAIITTTKTTATPSPSAFTISTFENAEALVTPMQQVISQAYARLGIQVEIRRLPLTRSLSEANAGRYDAELGRVQENAKEAPNLLMLPIAIGETAYHAYMLKTRAKPEFAHWAGLRQSGLRIGGRLGARVPEVQLGAALNVRNQTQEALMKMLIDDRIDVVVGTMTTTRGILAAMKTEHPNWVAQIVELQPPLQLQPFYHFLHKRHADLLPRLNAELAAMQADGSIARIWRDAAAPATTK from the coding sequence TTGGCGTTGCTGCTGTGCTTGTTTGGCAGCCACGTGATCGCGGCGGAGCAGGCTGCGATCATCACCACAACAAAAACCACAGCAACTCCCAGCCCAAGCGCCTTTACAATTTCCACCTTCGAAAATGCCGAAGCGCTGGTCACACCGATGCAACAGGTCATCAGCCAGGCCTATGCTCGCTTGGGCATACAGGTGGAGATACGGCGACTGCCGCTAACCCGGTCGCTGTCGGAAGCCAATGCCGGTCGTTATGACGCCGAGCTCGGTCGGGTACAGGAAAATGCCAAAGAGGCGCCGAACCTGCTGATGCTGCCGATTGCAATTGGCGAAACGGCCTACCACGCCTACATGTTGAAAACGCGGGCCAAACCGGAATTCGCCCACTGGGCCGGGTTACGACAATCGGGGTTGCGGATCGGCGGTCGGCTGGGTGCACGCGTGCCGGAAGTACAACTGGGTGCGGCCTTGAATGTCCGCAATCAGACCCAGGAAGCGCTGATGAAAATGCTCATCGATGACCGGATTGATGTGGTGGTCGGCACCATGACCACTACGCGCGGCATTCTCGCCGCCATGAAAACCGAGCACCCGAATTGGGTTGCCCAGATAGTGGAGCTGCAACCACCTTTGCAGTTGCAGCCCTTCTACCACTTTCTGCACAAGCGTCACGCCGATCTGTTGCCCCGGCTCAACGCGGAGCTCGCCGCCATGCAAGCGGACGGCAGCATCGCCAGAATTTGGCGCGATGCCGCCGCGCCAGCAACCACGAAATGA
- a CDS encoding FAD-dependent oxidoreductase: MKPTDIGHPDYFHKVVDCQWACPAHTPVPEYIRLIAAGRYTDAYLVNWRSNVFPGILGRTCDRPCEPACRRSRVEDGQSKEPVAICRLKRVAADLKDDIRARLPTLAPRNGKRIACIGAGPASLTVARDLAPLGYQITVFDGAAKAGGFIRTQIPKFRLPETVVDEETGYVLDLGVEFRAGERIDSLQALLAQGYDAVFVGSGAPRGRDMNLPGRQEAAASIHIGIEWLASVSFGHVNKVGKRVIVLGGGNTAMDCCRSARRLGGEAVTVVVRSGFDEMKASPWEKEDAMHEGVVIRNFLNPKAFIVDNGTLTAMSFEPVTAKYDEKGRRQLLPTGESDVIIACDEVLMAVGQENAFPWIERDIGVRFEDSGLPVVDPVSFQSSHPKVFFGGDAAFGPKNIIWAVAHGHEAALSIDLQCRGLSVADRPAPDTTLVSQKMGLHEWSYDNAVALDKRHKVPLQKLDLALTDIKIEVEMGFDVQLAFKEAQRCLNCDIETVFTDNKCIECDACVDICPMDCITFTDNADELALRGTLKAPAVNLSQDLYVSGALKTGRIMAKDEDVCLHCGLCAERCPTGAWDMQKFLLHTAQAGHACHKRASGSSSANGSINASSTKA, translated from the coding sequence GTGAAGCCAACCGATATTGGCCATCCAGACTACTTTCACAAAGTGGTTGATTGTCAGTGGGCCTGTCCGGCCCATACTCCGGTTCCCGAATACATTCGCCTGATCGCCGCCGGTCGTTATACCGATGCCTATCTCGTCAATTGGCGCTCCAATGTTTTTCCCGGCATTTTGGGCCGAACCTGTGATCGCCCCTGTGAGCCGGCCTGCCGACGCAGTCGCGTTGAAGATGGCCAAAGCAAGGAGCCGGTGGCGATCTGCCGGCTGAAGCGGGTCGCGGCCGATCTGAAAGACGACATTCGTGCCCGGTTGCCGACGCTGGCGCCGCGCAATGGCAAGCGCATTGCCTGCATCGGTGCCGGCCCGGCATCGTTGACCGTTGCCCGGGATCTGGCGCCGCTCGGCTATCAGATCACGGTGTTCGATGGCGCCGCCAAAGCCGGCGGTTTTATCCGCACGCAAATTCCCAAGTTCCGCTTGCCGGAAACCGTGGTCGATGAAGAGACCGGCTATGTGCTGGATCTCGGTGTCGAGTTTCGTGCCGGTGAACGCATTGACAGTTTGCAGGCGCTGCTGGCGCAGGGTTACGACGCCGTGTTTGTTGGCAGCGGCGCGCCGCGCGGCCGCGACATGAACCTGCCTGGTCGGCAGGAAGCGGCGGCCAGTATTCATATCGGCATCGAGTGGTTGGCGTCGGTGTCGTTCGGTCATGTCAACAAGGTCGGCAAACGGGTGATCGTGCTCGGCGGCGGCAACACGGCCATGGATTGTTGCCGCAGTGCGCGCCGGCTTGGCGGTGAAGCCGTGACCGTGGTGGTGCGCTCCGGCTTTGACGAAATGAAAGCCAGTCCCTGGGAAAAAGAAGACGCCATGCACGAAGGCGTCGTGATCCGGAATTTTCTCAACCCGAAAGCCTTTATCGTCGACAACGGCACGCTGACGGCGATGAGCTTTGAGCCGGTTACCGCAAAATATGACGAAAAAGGCCGGCGACAATTGCTGCCGACCGGTGAGTCGGACGTGATCATCGCCTGTGACGAAGTGCTGATGGCGGTCGGTCAGGAAAATGCCTTTCCCTGGATTGAGCGCGACATCGGTGTCCGGTTTGAGGATTCCGGTTTGCCGGTGGTCGATCCGGTCAGTTTCCAGTCCAGTCATCCGAAAGTGTTTTTCGGCGGCGACGCGGCATTCGGCCCGAAGAACATCATCTGGGCCGTGGCCCACGGCCACGAAGCCGCGCTGTCCATTGATCTGCAATGCCGGGGTCTTTCGGTTGCCGACCGGCCGGCGCCGGACACCACGCTGGTCAGCCAAAAAATGGGTCTCCATGAATGGAGCTACGACAATGCGGTGGCGCTCGACAAGCGCCATAAAGTCCCGCTGCAGAAACTCGATCTGGCGCTGACCGATATCAAAATTGAAGTTGAGATGGGCTTTGATGTCCAGCTGGCGTTCAAGGAAGCGCAGCGCTGTCTGAATTGTGACATCGAAACCGTTTTCACCGACAACAAATGCATCGAGTGCGATGCCTGTGTCGACATCTGCCCGATGGATTGCATCACCTTTACCGACAACGCCGATGAACTGGCGCTGCGTGGCACGCTGAAAGCGCCGGCAGTCAACCTGAGTCAGGATCTGTACGTCTCCGGCGCGTTGAAAACCGGTCGCATCATGGCCAAGGATGAAGATGTCTGTCTGCACTGCGGTCTGTGTGCCGAGCGCTGCCCGACCGGCGCCTGGGACATGCAGAAGTTTCTGTTGCATACCGCGCAGGCGGGCCACGCCTGTCACAAGCGCGCCAGTGGTTCCAGTAGCGCCAATGGTTCCATTAACGCCAGTAGTACCAAGGCCTGA
- a CDS encoding 2-oxoacid:acceptor oxidoreductase subunit alpha, which translates to MTTTLNRCNDFVIKFANVNGSGSASANELFARSILRMGVPVSPRNIFPSNIQGMPTWYEVRVSEAGYLGRRGGCDMMVAMNPQTWTEDLKEIVSGGYLFYDSTRVIHADQLRDDIHIIGVPLTQLCNETWSDPRQRQLFKNIMYVGVLSALLDIDTAEIEQLLAEQYKGKEKLLPPNKQALHLGRDYALQQMDCSKIGLKVKRADKVGDRIFIEGNSAAALGCIYGGATVCAWYPITPSTSVVDAFQKYCNKFRTDPDTGKKHYAIIQAEDEIASIGMVIGAGWNGARAFTATSGPGISLMTEFIGLAYFAEIPATIINVQRGGPSTGMPTRTQQADLYSCAYASNGDTKHVLLFPEDPKECFDFAAAALDLADQLQTPVFLMTDLDIGMNTRLCAPLHWDDTRQMQRGKIMTAAELEAGKNFGRYLDVDGDGVPYRTYPGTHPSKGAFFTRGTTKDRYARYSENGEVYVDNMERLLRKFDTAKKLVPQPIETLCCESAGASGTSIGVIYFGSTSPAMQEAFDQLQAQQVFVDLLRLRAFPFPDSVFDFVARHSKVFVVEQNRDGQLRNMLVNEGNLNPAKLLPVLHYDGTPITARFIVDSIRKQLQLAPALPSHELPITQVVAGKGVKS; encoded by the coding sequence ATGACCACTACGCTGAATCGCTGCAATGATTTCGTGATCAAGTTTGCCAACGTCAACGGTTCCGGTTCGGCCTCGGCCAATGAGCTGTTCGCCCGCAGCATTCTGCGGATGGGCGTGCCGGTCAGTCCGCGCAATATCTTTCCGTCCAATATTCAAGGCATGCCGACCTGGTATGAAGTTCGGGTCAGCGAGGCGGGCTATTTGGGCCGGCGCGGCGGCTGCGACATGATGGTTGCCATGAATCCGCAAACTTGGACGGAAGACCTCAAGGAAATCGTCAGCGGCGGTTATCTGTTCTATGACAGCACCCGGGTGATTCATGCCGACCAACTGCGCGACGATATTCACATCATCGGGGTGCCGCTGACCCAGCTTTGCAACGAAACCTGGAGCGACCCTCGTCAGCGTCAGTTGTTCAAGAACATCATGTATGTCGGCGTGCTGTCGGCATTGCTGGATATCGACACCGCTGAAATCGAGCAACTGCTGGCCGAGCAGTACAAAGGCAAGGAAAAGCTGCTGCCACCCAACAAGCAGGCGCTGCATCTGGGCCGCGATTACGCGCTGCAGCAGATGGACTGCAGCAAGATTGGCCTGAAAGTGAAACGGGCAGATAAGGTCGGCGACCGGATCTTCATCGAAGGCAACAGCGCCGCCGCGCTCGGTTGCATTTATGGCGGCGCAACGGTGTGCGCCTGGTATCCGATCACGCCGTCGACCTCAGTGGTCGATGCTTTCCAAAAATACTGCAACAAATTCCGCACTGATCCGGACACCGGCAAAAAGCATTACGCCATCATCCAGGCCGAAGACGAGATCGCATCCATTGGCATGGTCATCGGCGCGGGCTGGAACGGTGCCCGCGCGTTTACCGCCACTTCCGGTCCCGGTATCTCGCTGATGACCGAATTCATCGGCCTCGCATACTTTGCCGAGATCCCGGCGACCATCATCAATGTCCAGCGTGGCGGCCCCTCCACTGGCATGCCGACCCGGACTCAGCAAGCCGATCTGTATTCCTGTGCCTATGCCTCCAACGGCGACACCAAGCATGTGCTGCTGTTTCCGGAAGACCCGAAAGAGTGTTTCGACTTTGCCGCGGCGGCGCTGGACCTTGCGGATCAGCTGCAGACGCCGGTGTTCCTGATGACCGATCTGGATATCGGCATGAACACCCGGCTGTGCGCGCCGCTGCATTGGGACGATACCCGCCAGATGCAGCGCGGCAAGATCATGACTGCGGCAGAGCTGGAGGCCGGCAAGAATTTTGGTCGCTATCTCGATGTCGACGGTGATGGCGTACCGTATCGCACCTATCCCGGTACGCATCCGAGCAAAGGCGCATTTTTTACCCGCGGCACCACCAAGGACCGCTACGCCCGTTACAGCGAGAACGGCGAGGTCTATGTCGACAACATGGAGCGCTTGCTGCGCAAATTCGACACCGCAAAAAAACTGGTGCCGCAGCCTATCGAAACTCTGTGCTGTGAAAGTGCTGGCGCCTCTGGCACATCGATTGGCGTGATCTACTTCGGCTCGACCAGCCCGGCGATGCAGGAGGCGTTTGACCAGCTGCAGGCGCAACAGGTGTTCGTTGATTTGTTGCGGCTGCGGGCCTTTCCGTTCCCCGATTCCGTATTCGACTTTGTCGCTCGGCACAGCAAAGTCTTTGTCGTCGAGCAGAACCGCGACGGCCAGTTGCGCAACATGCTGGTCAACGAGGGCAACCTCAATCCGGCCAAGCTCTTGCCAGTACTGCATTACGACGGCACCCCGATCACCGCGCGCTTCATTGTCGACAGCATACGCAAGCAGTTGCAGCTGGCGCCGGCCCTGCCGAGTCACGAGCTGCCGATAACTCAAGTGGTTGCCGGCAAGGGAGTGAAATCATGA
- a CDS encoding 2-oxoacid:ferredoxin oxidoreductase subunit beta, whose amino-acid sequence MTYIAKPKLHHPSLPKNERGYTRRDYEGAVSTLCAGCGHDSISAAIVQACFNANIEPHRVAKLSGIGCSSKAPTYFLGGSHGFNTVHGRMPSVLTGANLANRELMYLGISGDGDSASIGIGQFVHSIRRGVNMVYIVMNNGVYGLTKGQFSATADKGSQSKKGITNADSPVDLVMLALQLGATFVARSFSGDKEQLVPIIEAAFQHKGSAFIDVVSPCVAFNNHTGSTKSYDFVREHNDAVNRIDIVPHAEAETVQYEAGALQDVLQSDGSVLRLRKRHLDYDVHDPIKVMTYLHKHQALGELVTGLLYVHPAPEDLHAHLNTCDKPLNQLGERELVPGQGALAKINASLR is encoded by the coding sequence ATGACCTATATCGCCAAACCCAAACTGCATCATCCGTCGCTGCCGAAGAACGAGCGCGGTTACACTCGCCGCGATTACGAAGGTGCGGTCTCGACGCTGTGCGCCGGCTGCGGTCACGACTCCATTTCTGCGGCCATCGTTCAGGCCTGTTTCAATGCCAATATCGAGCCGCACCGGGTCGCCAAATTGTCCGGCATCGGTTGCTCCTCCAAAGCACCGACCTATTTTCTCGGCGGCTCGCATGGCTTCAATACCGTACACGGCCGGATGCCGTCGGTGCTGACCGGCGCTAACCTCGCCAATCGCGAATTGATGTACCTCGGCATTTCCGGCGACGGCGACTCGGCCTCGATCGGCATTGGCCAGTTTGTCCACAGCATTCGCCGCGGCGTCAACATGGTCTATATCGTGATGAACAACGGCGTCTATGGCTTGACCAAGGGCCAGTTCTCAGCGACCGCTGACAAAGGCTCGCAGTCCAAGAAAGGCATCACCAACGCCGATTCCCCCGTTGATTTGGTGATGCTGGCCTTGCAACTCGGCGCGACCTTCGTTGCCCGCAGTTTTTCCGGTGACAAGGAACAGCTGGTGCCGATCATCGAAGCGGCGTTTCAGCACAAAGGTTCGGCGTTCATTGATGTGGTGTCGCCCTGCGTGGCCTTTAATAACCACACCGGTTCGACCAAGAGCTATGACTTTGTCCGCGAGCACAATGACGCGGTCAACCGTATCGATATCGTGCCGCATGCCGAGGCGGAGACCGTACAGTACGAAGCCGGCGCGCTGCAGGACGTGCTGCAATCCGATGGCTCCGTGCTGCGCCTGCGCAAACGGCATCTGGATTACGACGTGCATGACCCGATCAAAGTCATGACCTATCTGCACAAGCATCAGGCGCTCGGCGAACTGGTCACCGGCCTGCTCTATGTCCACCCCGCGCCGGAAGATCTGCACGCCCACCTGAATACCTGCGACAAACCGCTGAACCAGCTCGGCGAACGCGAACTGGTGCCGGGTCAAGGGGCGCTGGCCAAAATCAATGCATCGCTGCGTTGA
- a CDS encoding esterase-like activity of phytase family protein — MECKTLALAVTVAIAALASANTVSADINLIAIGSINGHYEDLAFDSAAALENGVRGNPLGGLGSGLASAGGNTFLALPDRGPNAQPYDSSIDDTTSYIPRVQSLSLSLVPSPTGAALPYLVSAHLTDTTLLSSLSPLHYGAQVPALNARDHRFYFSGRSDNFAADKSSTNSRNGRLDPEGIRPARDGESFFITDEYGPYVYQFDRRSGVRLRAFALPDKFAVSQLSSKGDDEIASNSSGRIANKGMEGLAITPDGKTLLGIMQSPLAQDGGTGAPYTRLVSIDIRSGRVREYAYELSNIGTASKPKYPTVSEIVAINDHEFLVDERDGKGLGDNSSAAYKRLYRINLTGATDVSQLSGAANLAGKAVAKTPFLDLVAALNAAGISSSDIPAKIEGLAFGPDLERNGMVYHTLFIANDNDFLGTVTDSLHPLGTDNSNQFFVFAVDEASLPGYVPQQFIERGHLHD; from the coding sequence ATGGAATGTAAGACACTGGCGCTGGCTGTCACCGTGGCAATCGCTGCATTGGCATCGGCCAACACGGTCTCGGCCGACATCAATCTGATCGCCATTGGCAGCATCAATGGTCACTACGAAGATCTGGCGTTCGACTCAGCCGCGGCGCTCGAAAACGGCGTCCGTGGCAACCCGCTTGGCGGGCTTGGCTCCGGATTGGCCTCGGCCGGTGGCAACACCTTTCTGGCGTTGCCGGATCGGGGTCCGAATGCTCAGCCCTATGACAGCAGCATCGATGACACCACATCGTATATTCCGCGCGTGCAAAGCCTCAGCTTGAGCCTGGTGCCGAGTCCAACCGGCGCTGCGCTGCCGTATCTCGTATCGGCACACCTGACCGACACCACCTTGCTGTCGAGCCTGTCGCCGCTGCATTACGGTGCGCAGGTACCGGCGCTGAACGCGCGCGATCACCGCTTCTATTTCTCCGGTCGCTCCGACAATTTTGCCGCCGACAAAAGCTCCACCAACAGCCGCAACGGCAGATTGGACCCGGAAGGCATCCGGCCGGCGCGTGATGGTGAATCGTTTTTCATTACCGACGAGTACGGCCCCTACGTTTACCAGTTTGATCGTCGCAGCGGCGTGCGCTTGCGCGCGTTCGCGCTGCCGGACAAATTTGCGGTCAGCCAGTTGAGCAGCAAAGGCGATGACGAAATTGCCAGCAACAGTAGTGGCCGTATTGCCAACAAGGGCATGGAAGGTTTGGCGATTACGCCGGATGGCAAAACCTTGCTCGGCATCATGCAAAGCCCGCTGGCACAGGATGGCGGCACTGGCGCGCCGTACACCCGGCTTGTCAGCATCGACATCCGCAGCGGCCGCGTGCGCGAATACGCCTATGAGCTCAGCAACATCGGTACCGCCAGCAAACCGAAATATCCGACTGTCAGCGAAATTGTCGCCATTAATGATCACGAATTTCTGGTTGATGAACGCGATGGCAAAGGTCTTGGCGACAACTCGTCTGCTGCCTACAAGCGGCTGTATCGCATCAACCTGACCGGCGCCACTGACGTGAGCCAGTTGAGCGGTGCCGCCAATCTGGCTGGCAAAGCGGTTGCCAAAACACCCTTTCTGGATCTGGTCGCGGCACTGAACGCGGCGGGCATCAGCAGCAGCGATATTCCGGCCAAGATTGAAGGCCTCGCCTTTGGCCCGGATCTGGAACGAAATGGCATGGTCTATCACACCCTGTTCATCGCCAACGACAATGATTTTCTCGGCACGGTGACCGACAGCCTGCACCCGCTCGGCACCGACAACTCGAACCAGTTCTTTGTCTTCGCGGTCGATGAGGCCAGCCTGCCCGGCTATGTGCCGCAGCAATTCATCGAGCGGGGCCATCTGCACGATTGA
- a CDS encoding FAD:protein FMN transferase — protein sequence MRPPATASTLQLELQSSRQLGSARFNAMASPCEILLDSSDQHLLSHCGQLAEQEALRIEQRFSRYRNDNLIYQINNANGEPVTVDDELANLLDYAQTLYELSDGLFDISSGVLRKLWRFDGSGTRPDQAAVTALLDKVGWQKVRWQRPQLQLRAGMEIDLGGIGKEYAVDRVFDLLAGHTHVALLVNFGGDLRARGPRANGEPWHVGLEQPDKLQQALTDLPLQTGALTTSGDARRSFVENGVRYGHILNPKTGYPVRNAPRSVTVLADTCIEAGALSTLAMLHGAEAESFLSEQDVRSWCVR from the coding sequence ATGCGCCCACCTGCCACCGCCTCCACGTTGCAGCTTGAGTTGCAATCCTCACGACAGCTGGGCAGCGCCCGCTTCAACGCCATGGCCAGTCCCTGCGAAATTCTGCTCGACAGCAGCGATCAGCACTTGCTGAGCCACTGCGGTCAGTTGGCAGAGCAGGAAGCGCTGCGCATCGAACAACGCTTTAGCCGCTATCGCAACGACAATCTGATTTATCAAATCAACAACGCCAACGGTGAGCCAGTCACAGTTGACGACGAGCTCGCCAACCTGCTCGATTACGCCCAGACCCTGTACGAACTGTCCGATGGTTTGTTTGATATTTCCTCCGGCGTGCTACGCAAACTCTGGCGGTTTGACGGCAGCGGCACGCGCCCGGACCAGGCCGCCGTGACGGCGCTGCTGGACAAGGTCGGCTGGCAAAAAGTGCGCTGGCAACGGCCGCAGCTGCAATTGCGCGCCGGTATGGAGATTGATCTCGGTGGCATCGGCAAGGAATATGCGGTTGACCGCGTGTTTGATTTATTGGCAGGCCACACCCATGTCGCGCTGCTGGTCAATTTCGGCGGCGATTTGCGCGCCCGTGGCCCACGCGCCAACGGCGAACCCTGGCATGTGGGTTTGGAACAACCGGACAAACTACAACAAGCGCTGACCGATCTACCACTACAGACTGGCGCCCTGACCACCAGCGGCGATGCCCGCCGCAGCTTCGTCGAAAACGGCGTGCGTTACGGCCATATCCTGAACCCGAAAACCGGCTACCCGGTGCGCAACGCACCGCGCTCGGTCACGGTACTGGCCGACACCTGCATCGAAGCCGGCGCGCTATCGACGCTGGCCATGCTGCACGGCGCCGAAGCTGAATCTTTCCTCAGTGAGCAGGATGTGCGCTCGTGGTGCGTGCGCTAG
- a CDS encoding DUF3570 domain-containing protein produces MQLKRGSKHSKPLRDKLALAASALLGTTAVVAAEDNSWQVDTAVLLYSEADSRVQAVEPVINLSKDWGDEHISSFKLVVDSLTGASPNGAMAANRPQTFTGPSGNGGYSAGVGETPLDDSFHDQRVALRGGWQQPWSDSSRISVGANVSSEYDFKSLSIDGNYARDFNHKLSTLSFGLNLELDQINAVGGLPQAFSAMPVQNAEGEVEDESADNRDSSDTKQVADFLIGYTQVFSRNFLMQFNLSHSQSSGYQNDPYKLLTVADQGNLIVNPDPNNANGMYLYWYESRPDTRSKDSFFVQGKYSPGEDVIDVSYRYMTDDWGIRSHTIDAKYRWEMGNGWYLEPHLRQYRQTAADFYRAYLQTGIDTDGSAQTALIDYASADPRLADFDATTIGLKIGKVLGVDNELSLRVETYKQTGNVSNNAPAGSDLAGQPAFADMTASWVQLSYGFRW; encoded by the coding sequence ATGCAACTGAAGCGTGGTTCAAAACACAGCAAGCCGCTGCGCGACAAACTGGCCTTGGCAGCCAGCGCGCTGCTCGGTACTACCGCCGTCGTCGCCGCGGAAGACAACAGCTGGCAAGTCGATACCGCCGTGCTGTTGTATTCGGAAGCGGACAGCCGGGTGCAGGCCGTCGAGCCGGTGATCAACCTGAGCAAGGACTGGGGCGATGAGCACATCAGCTCATTCAAGCTGGTGGTCGACTCGCTGACCGGCGCTTCGCCCAATGGCGCAATGGCCGCCAACCGGCCGCAAACGTTTACCGGCCCGTCCGGCAACGGCGGTTACAGCGCCGGCGTTGGCGAGACACCACTCGATGATTCCTTCCACGATCAACGTGTCGCACTGCGCGGCGGCTGGCAACAGCCGTGGTCGGACAGCTCGCGCATCAGCGTCGGCGCCAATGTCTCCAGCGAATACGATTTCAAATCGCTGTCGATTGATGGCAACTACGCCCGCGACTTCAACCACAAGCTGTCGACTCTGTCGTTCGGCCTCAATCTGGAGCTGGATCAAATCAATGCCGTCGGCGGCTTGCCGCAGGCCTTTTCCGCCATGCCGGTGCAAAATGCCGAAGGCGAAGTGGAAGACGAAAGCGCCGACAATCGCGACAGCAGCGACACCAAGCAAGTGGCTGATTTTCTGATTGGCTACACCCAGGTATTCAGTCGCAACTTCCTGATGCAGTTCAATCTGTCGCACTCGCAGTCGAGCGGTTATCAGAATGATCCGTACAAACTGCTGACCGTTGCCGACCAGGGCAACCTGATCGTCAATCCGGACCCGAACAATGCCAATGGCATGTACCTGTACTGGTATGAGAGTCGACCGGATACCCGCAGCAAGGACAGTTTTTTTGTTCAGGGCAAATACAGTCCCGGCGAAGATGTCATTGATGTGTCGTATCGCTACATGACCGACGACTGGGGCATCCGCTCGCATACTATTGATGCCAAATACCGCTGGGAAATGGGCAATGGCTGGTATCTGGAGCCGCATCTGCGCCAGTATCGACAAACCGCCGCCGATTTCTACCGCGCCTATCTGCAGACCGGTATCGACACCGACGGCAGCGCGCAAACGGCACTGATCGACTACGCTTCGGCCGATCCGCGACTGGCCGATTTTGATGCCACCACCATCGGCCTGAAAATCGGCAAGGTGCTCGGCGTCGACAACGAACTGTCGCTGCGTGTGGAGACATACAAGCAGACCGGCAATGTCAGCAACAACGCACCGGCCGGTAGTGATCTGGCAGGCCAGCCCGCGTTCGCCGACATGACCGCCAGCTGGGTGCAGTTGAGTTACGGTTTCCGCTGGTAA
- a CDS encoding DUF4266 domain-containing protein — protein sequence MKSVAKFVLAAMAAATLAGCSSIDVKPWDRDLLAKKSMQLDSAPLEAGLDDHIYFSKEASSGGRGFGGGGCGCN from the coding sequence ATGAAATCCGTGGCTAAATTTGTGCTCGCTGCAATGGCTGCCGCCACCTTGGCCGGCTGCAGCAGCATTGATGTCAAACCCTGGGATCGGGATCTGCTGGCAAAGAAATCCATGCAACTCGATTCTGCACCGCTCGAAGCCGGGCTCGATGATCACATTTACTTCAGCAAAGAAGCGTCCAGTGGTGGCCGTGGCTTTGGTGGTGGAGGCTGCGGATGCAACTGA
- a CDS encoding TlpA family protein disulfide reductase — MPVLKNKLLSLLLLASAGLGLSESAAALDLSAYQGKVVYLDFWASWCKPCRQSFPWLAEMQQRYGKDGFVVVAVNVDKEKALADRFLTEMPHPFTVEFDPDGTLATRFGVEAMPSSVLIDKQGHTITTHAGFFEKNVDKYEQRIRAALSL, encoded by the coding sequence GTGCCTGTGTTGAAAAATAAATTGCTGTCGCTGTTGCTGCTGGCCAGTGCCGGCCTCGGTCTGAGTGAATCTGCCGCAGCGCTGGATCTGTCGGCCTATCAGGGCAAGGTGGTCTATCTGGATTTCTGGGCGTCGTGGTGCAAGCCCTGCCGGCAATCATTCCCGTGGCTGGCCGAAATGCAGCAACGCTATGGCAAAGACGGATTCGTTGTGGTGGCCGTCAATGTCGACAAGGAAAAGGCGCTTGCCGATCGGTTTCTGACCGAGATGCCGCATCCGTTTACCGTTGAATTTGATCCGGATGGCACGCTCGCCACCCGCTTCGGGGTCGAGGCGATGCCGTCGAGCGTGTTGATCGACAAGCAAGGCCACACCATCACGACCCATGCCGGCTTCTTCGAGAAGAATGTCGACAAATACGAGCAGCGCATCCGCGCGGCGTTGAGCCTGTAA